In the genome of Solibacillus silvestris, one region contains:
- a CDS encoding F0F1 ATP synthase subunit gamma codes for MVNLREIKGRINSTKSTKQITKAMQMVSSSKLRRAEQNAKSYVPYMEKIQDVVGAIATGTKDSGHPMLTSRPVKKTAYLVIGSDRGLAGAYNSSILRQVQSTIDKRHKSKDEYVVLVVGRVVRDYFVKRGHNVIADVVALPDQPSFADIKEIARNAVGMFIDGTYDELYMYYNHFVSAIQNEVTMKKVLPLTDIAPSTSNASYEFEPSGEAILEVLLPQYAESLIYGAILDGKASEHSARMTAMKNATDNANDLIADLSLQYNRARQAAITQEITEIVGGAAALE; via the coding sequence GTGGTAAACTTACGCGAAATTAAAGGTCGTATTAACTCTACAAAGTCAACGAAACAAATTACGAAAGCGATGCAGATGGTTTCTTCTTCAAAGTTACGTCGTGCAGAGCAAAACGCTAAGTCTTACGTTCCATACATGGAAAAAATCCAGGACGTAGTAGGCGCAATCGCAACAGGTACAAAAGACAGCGGACATCCAATGTTAACTTCTCGTCCTGTTAAGAAAACAGCTTACTTAGTCATCGGTTCTGACCGTGGTCTGGCAGGTGCTTACAACTCAAGCATCTTACGTCAAGTTCAAAGCACTATTGATAAACGTCACAAGTCTAAAGATGAGTACGTAGTTTTAGTAGTAGGTCGTGTTGTTCGTGATTACTTTGTAAAGCGTGGACACAATGTTATCGCAGATGTCGTTGCTCTACCGGACCAACCGTCATTTGCTGATATTAAAGAAATCGCTCGTAATGCTGTTGGTATGTTCATTGATGGTACGTATGATGAACTTTATATGTACTACAATCACTTCGTATCTGCAATTCAAAACGAAGTGACTATGAAAAAAGTTCTTCCTCTAACTGACATTGCACCTTCAACAAGCAATGCTTCTTATGAATTTGAGCCATCAGGCGAAGCCATTTTAGAAGTATTACTTCCACAATATGCGGAAAGCTTAATTTACGGCGCGATTTTAGACGGAAAAGCGAGTGAACATTCAGCGCGTATGACAGCAATGAAAAACGCTACAGACAATGCAAACGATCTTATTGCAGACCTTTCTCTACAATATAACCGTGCACGTCAAGCGGCGATTACACAAGAAATTACAGAAATCGTTGGTGGAGCTGCTGCCTTAGAATAG
- a CDS encoding ATP synthase subunit beta (Produces ATP from ADP in the presence of a proton gradient across the membrane. The beta chain is a regulatory subunit): protein MNKGHVLQVMGPVVDVKFANGQLPAIYNALTVTIERPNEAPTTLALEVALHLGDDSVRTIAMSSTDGLQRGAEVTNSGAPISVPVGEATLGRVFNVLGEVIDLGEEIPAEVRRDSIHREAPTFDELSTTVEILETGIKVVDLLAPYIKGGKIGLFGGAGVGKTVLIQELINNIAQEHAGISVFAGVGERTREGNDLFFEMTDSGVIKQTAMVFGQMNEPPGARMRVALTGLTMAEFFRDEQGADVLLFIDNIFRFTQAGSEVSALLGRMPSAVGYQPTLATEMGKLQERITSTTKGSVTSIQAIYVPADDYTDPAPATTFAHLDATTNLERKLSEMGIYPAVDPLASTSRALSPEIVGPEHYAIATGVQRTIQRYRELQDIIAILGMDELGDEDKKTVERARRIQFFLSQNFHVAEQFTGQKGSYVPVKETVRSFKEILDGKWDHLPEDAFRLVGSIDEVVAKAKEMGVQV from the coding sequence ATGAACAAAGGACACGTTCTTCAAGTAATGGGTCCAGTAGTAGACGTAAAGTTTGCTAATGGTCAATTACCAGCAATTTATAACGCATTAACAGTTACAATTGAACGTCCTAACGAAGCTCCAACTACTCTAGCATTAGAAGTAGCGCTTCACTTAGGTGACGATTCTGTTCGTACGATTGCCATGTCATCTACTGACGGTTTACAACGTGGAGCAGAAGTAACAAACTCAGGAGCACCAATCTCAGTACCAGTTGGTGAAGCTACATTAGGTCGCGTATTTAACGTACTTGGTGAAGTTATCGACTTAGGTGAAGAAATTCCTGCTGAAGTTCGTCGTGATTCAATTCACCGCGAAGCTCCAACATTCGATGAATTATCAACTACTGTAGAAATCCTAGAAACAGGTATCAAAGTAGTAGACTTATTAGCACCATACATCAAAGGTGGTAAAATCGGTCTATTCGGTGGTGCCGGCGTAGGTAAAACAGTATTAATCCAAGAATTAATCAACAACATCGCACAAGAGCACGCAGGTATTTCTGTATTCGCAGGTGTAGGTGAGCGTACTCGTGAGGGTAACGACTTATTCTTCGAAATGACAGATTCAGGCGTAATCAAACAAACAGCGATGGTATTCGGTCAAATGAATGAGCCACCAGGAGCACGTATGCGCGTAGCTTTAACTGGTTTAACAATGGCTGAGTTCTTCCGTGATGAACAAGGTGCAGACGTACTTTTATTCATCGACAACATTTTCCGTTTCACACAAGCAGGTTCTGAGGTTTCTGCCCTATTAGGTCGTATGCCTTCAGCGGTAGGTTACCAACCAACACTTGCTACAGAAATGGGTAAATTACAAGAGCGTATCACATCTACTACTAAAGGTTCTGTAACTTCGATCCAAGCGATTTACGTACCAGCCGATGACTATACTGACCCGGCTCCGGCTACAACTTTCGCCCACTTAGATGCTACAACTAACCTTGAGCGTAAATTATCTGAAATGGGTATCTATCCAGCGGTAGACCCACTAGCTTCAACTTCTCGTGCATTATCACCAGAAATCGTTGGACCAGAACATTACGCAATCGCTACTGGTGTTCAACGTACAATCCAACGTTACCGTGAGCTACAAGATATCATTGCTATCTTAGGTATGGATGAGCTAGGTGACGAAGATAAGAAAACAGTTGAACGTGCTCGTCGTATCCAGTTCTTCTTATCTCAAAACTTCCACGTAGCAGAGCAATTCACTGGTCAAAAAGGTTCTTATGTACCTGTAAAAGAAACTGTTCGTTCATTCAAGGAAATCCTTGATGGCAAATGGGATCACTTACCAGAAGATGCTTTCCGTCTAGTTGGTTCTATTGACGAAGTAGTAGCGAAAGCTAAAGAAATGGGCGTACAAGTCTAA
- a CDS encoding F0F1 ATP synthase subunit epsilon → MKTVTVNIVTPDGSVYDSEVTMVIAKTTSGEIGVLAGHIPMVAPLTIGSVKLKKADGTTDVAAVSGGFIEVRPEKISILAPSAEVASSIDIARAKEALARAEGRLQKKQDDIDFTRAELSLKRAMNRINVHEGNI, encoded by the coding sequence ATGAAGACAGTTACAGTCAATATTGTCACTCCCGACGGCTCAGTATACGATTCAGAAGTAACGATGGTAATCGCTAAAACGACTTCAGGTGAAATTGGTGTCTTAGCTGGCCATATTCCTATGGTTGCTCCACTAACAATTGGTTCTGTGAAGCTTAAAAAAGCAGACGGCACTACAGATGTCGCAGCGGTTAGCGGTGGTTTCATTGAAGTTCGCCCTGAAAAAATCTCGATTTTAGCTCCTTCTGCAGAAGTTGCTTCTTCGATCGATATTGCCCGTGCTAAAGAAGCTTTAGCCCGTGCTGAAGGTCGCCTTCAAAAGAAACAAGATGACATCGATTTCACACGCGCGGAATTATCTTTAAAACGTGCGATGAATCGTATCAATGTTCATGAGGGTAATATCTAA
- a CDS encoding UDP-N-acetylglucosamine 1-carboxyvinyltransferase (adds enolpyruvyl to UDP-N-acetylglucosamine as a component of cell wall formation; gram-positive bacteria have 2 copies of MurA which are active) gives MERIIVTGGQTLKGTVRVEGAKNAVLPILAASLLASKDKNMIKDVPNLADVGTIGEVLKSLNAIVEYDVEKNEMMIDASMKLSSEAQFEFVSKMRASILVMGSLLARNGYARVALPGGCAIGSRPIELHLKGFEAMGAEISFGHGYVEAKVKGELKGAEIYLDFPSVGATENIMTAASLAKGTTIIENAAKEPEIVDLANFINAMGGRVIGAGTDTIRIEGVKELKGCEHYIIPDRIEAGTFMVAAAITRGDVLIENAVPEHMTALTAKMREMGVEVIEEDEGIRVRANDPLKAVDIKTMPHPGFPTDMQSQMMALMLTANGTSIITETVFENRFMHVEEFRRMNADAKIEGRSVFIEGGKKLQGAEVSATDLRAAAALILTGLVSEGVTRVTKLHHLDRGYVDFHKKLASLGAMIERIDSEEEVLQEIVVTV, from the coding sequence GTGGAGAGAATTATTGTTACTGGGGGTCAGACGCTAAAAGGCACAGTACGCGTTGAAGGCGCAAAAAATGCTGTATTACCGATTTTAGCTGCTTCTCTATTAGCTTCTAAAGATAAAAATATGATTAAAGATGTACCAAACTTAGCAGATGTCGGTACGATTGGTGAAGTGTTAAAAAGTTTAAATGCGATTGTCGAATATGATGTCGAGAAAAATGAAATGATGATTGATGCCTCTATGAAGCTATCAAGTGAAGCGCAATTTGAATTTGTAAGTAAAATGCGTGCATCCATTTTAGTAATGGGTTCACTATTGGCACGTAATGGCTATGCACGTGTAGCATTACCAGGCGGCTGTGCAATTGGATCTCGTCCAATCGAACTTCATTTAAAAGGCTTCGAAGCTATGGGTGCAGAGATTTCCTTTGGACATGGTTATGTCGAAGCAAAAGTAAAAGGTGAACTAAAAGGCGCAGAAATCTATTTAGACTTCCCGAGTGTTGGGGCTACTGAAAATATTATGACAGCAGCATCTCTTGCAAAAGGGACGACAATTATTGAAAATGCAGCAAAAGAGCCTGAAATAGTAGATTTGGCAAACTTTATTAACGCAATGGGTGGCCGTGTCATTGGTGCCGGTACTGATACAATTCGTATCGAAGGCGTTAAAGAATTAAAAGGTTGCGAACATTATATTATTCCAGACCGCATTGAAGCAGGCACATTTATGGTAGCGGCGGCAATTACCCGCGGAGATGTATTGATTGAAAACGCTGTACCAGAGCATATGACAGCACTAACTGCAAAAATGCGTGAAATGGGCGTAGAAGTTATCGAAGAAGATGAAGGCATCCGTGTGCGCGCAAATGACCCATTAAAAGCGGTTGATATTAAAACGATGCCACACCCAGGTTTCCCTACAGATATGCAATCACAAATGATGGCATTAATGTTAACGGCAAACGGAACGAGCATCATTACAGAAACAGTTTTCGAAAATCGTTTTATGCATGTTGAAGAATTCCGTCGCATGAATGCAGACGCAAAGATCGAAGGGCGTTCTGTATTTATCGAAGGTGGCAAAAAACTTCAAGGTGCGGAAGTGTCAGCAACAGATTTACGTGCAGCAGCAGCATTAATTTTAACCGGCCTCGTATCAGAAGGCGTAACACGTGTTACTAAGTTACACCATTTAGATCGCGGCTATGTGGATTTCCACAAAAAACTAGCTTCACTAGGTGCAATGATCGAGCGCATCGATTCAGAAGAAGAAGTGTTACAAGAAATCGTTGTAACAGTTTAA
- a CDS encoding stage II sporulation protein: MREVKQKPSQKPVMQRRWFWPAVYGGMAVMIVAVIFSFNALYESQNEQELMEEVSAPADQSIVPTTATVSETLKYPFKEEYLNEVTILQDFYDVSKDEATRENSLLVFNQVFTTSTGVSIAINSEPFEVVAAMSGEVTEVKMDAFTGNSITVTHPNGMQTRYNSVADILVKQGDQVSQGDQLATSQENEWNPNIGVHLHFEVMEDGVLVDPNKYLSF, translated from the coding sequence ATGAGAGAAGTTAAACAAAAGCCTTCTCAGAAACCAGTTATGCAAAGACGGTGGTTTTGGCCGGCTGTATACGGTGGTATGGCAGTAATGATTGTGGCCGTTATTTTTAGTTTTAATGCATTGTATGAAAGTCAGAATGAGCAGGAATTGATGGAAGAAGTTTCTGCACCAGCCGACCAGTCGATCGTTCCAACAACAGCGACTGTTTCGGAAACTTTGAAGTATCCATTCAAAGAAGAATACTTAAATGAAGTTACAATTTTGCAGGACTTTTATGACGTATCCAAAGATGAAGCAACACGCGAAAACTCATTGCTTGTATTTAATCAAGTATTCACAACATCTACAGGGGTCTCTATCGCAATTAACAGCGAGCCTTTTGAAGTTGTTGCTGCAATGAGCGGTGAAGTGACTGAAGTGAAAATGGATGCATTTACAGGCAACAGCATTACAGTTACACATCCAAATGGTATGCAAACACGCTATAACTCCGTGGCAGATATCCTTGTAAAACAAGGCGATCAAGTTTCACAAGGCGATCAGCTTGCTACTTCACAAGAAAATGAATGGAATCCAAACATTGGCGTTCATTTACACTTTGAAGTAATGGAAGATGGTGTACTGGTGGATCCGAACAAATATTTATCCTTTTGA
- a CDS encoding stage III sporulation protein D: MHEHIRQRCVRLGELLVETGETVRALAKMTGFSKSTVHKDLTERLKQVNEPLALQVQQVLTYNKSIRHLRGGEATRKKWITKQQEKSI, encoded by the coding sequence GTGCACGAACATATTCGGCAACGCTGCGTTCGTTTGGGTGAACTGTTGGTAGAGACAGGTGAAACCGTGCGTGCACTCGCGAAAATGACGGGATTCTCTAAAAGTACTGTACACAAAGATTTGACAGAGCGGCTAAAACAAGTGAATGAACCACTTGCGCTACAAGTACAACAAGTTTTAACCTATAACAAATCAATTCGCCATTTACGCGGTGGTGAAGCAACACGTAAAAAGTGGATTACAAAGCAACAAGAAAAAAGCATTTAG
- a CDS encoding rod shape-determining protein → MFSKDIGIDLGTANVLIHLKGKGIVLNEPSVVAIDKKTNKVLAVGEEARQMVGRTPGNIIAIRPLKDGVIADFDVTEAMLKHFINKLDVKGFLSKPRILICCPTNITSVEQKAIREAAEKSGGKKVYLEEEPKVAAIGAGMDIFQPSGNMVVDIGGGTTDVAVLSMGDIVTSESIKVAGDVFDNDILQYIKKEYKLLIGERTAENIKTTIGTVFPGGRDDTMDIRGRDMVTGLPRTIEINSEEIEHALRESVSMIVQAAKDVLEKTPPELSADIIDRGVILTGGGALLHGIDQLLIEELKVPVFVAENPMDCVAVGTGIMLDNIDRAVNK, encoded by the coding sequence ATGTTTTCTAAAGATATTGGGATTGATTTGGGTACTGCTAACGTGCTGATTCATTTAAAAGGCAAAGGGATTGTTTTGAATGAGCCATCTGTAGTGGCAATAGATAAAAAGACAAATAAAGTATTGGCAGTCGGTGAAGAGGCACGTCAAATGGTGGGACGTACACCGGGAAATATTATTGCGATTCGTCCATTAAAGGATGGCGTAATTGCGGATTTTGATGTAACAGAAGCGATGCTAAAACATTTTATCAATAAATTGGACGTTAAAGGTTTCTTATCGAAGCCCCGCATTTTAATTTGCTGTCCGACAAATATTACATCGGTAGAACAAAAAGCGATTCGTGAAGCAGCTGAAAAATCGGGCGGCAAAAAAGTTTATTTGGAAGAAGAGCCTAAAGTGGCAGCAATCGGCGCAGGTATGGATATTTTCCAGCCAAGCGGTAATATGGTCGTTGATATCGGTGGAGGTACAACGGATGTAGCAGTATTATCAATGGGCGATATCGTAACAAGCGAATCGATTAAAGTTGCCGGGGATGTATTCGATAATGACATATTGCAATACATAAAGAAAGAATACAAGCTGTTGATCGGTGAACGTACAGCAGAAAATATTAAAACAACAATTGGTACAGTATTCCCTGGCGGACGCGATGATACTATGGATATCCGCGGTCGTGATATGGTAACGGGCTTACCAAGAACAATCGAAATCAATTCAGAAGAGATTGAGCACGCATTGCGTGAATCGGTTAGCATGATTGTACAGGCAGCAAAAGACGTACTGGAAAAAACACCACCTGAATTATCAGCCGACATCATTGATCGAGGCGTTATTTTAACAGGTGGGGGTGCGTTGCTACATGGCATTGATCAGCTTTTAATCGAAGAGTTGAAAGTACCTGTATTTGTGGCGGAAAACCCAATGGACTGTGTGGCAGTTGGAACTGGAATTATGCTGGATAATATTGATCGCGCGGTAAATAAATAA
- a CDS encoding flagellar biosynthesis protein FlgC, translating into MFKGFYTVATGMVAQQRKTEILTNNMANANTPGFKSDQTTIRSFPDMLMSAVNSTNIPTENGFAIKNLNPVGAVNAGVYLQETMPNQAQGQIYSTGLNTDIALINSSMPTDEASGNSGQIFFRLENESGTESYTRNGNFTLDGQGNLVNPQGLFVLDANGERMQFDNDNIRISSDGAIFDENDVQVGTLGVAFSENPDVLVKRDNGLFNTLDGVDLPSAYGQANVQFSMQQQYLEGSNVDASKAMTDLLTAYRAFEANQKVLQAYDKSMEKAVNEIGRVN; encoded by the coding sequence GTGTTTAAAGGTTTTTATACAGTAGCTACAGGAATGGTTGCACAACAACGTAAAACTGAAATTTTAACGAATAATATGGCCAATGCCAATACACCTGGCTTTAAATCAGATCAAACGACCATTCGTTCTTTTCCGGATATGTTGATGTCGGCAGTAAATTCGACAAACATTCCAACGGAGAACGGGTTTGCAATAAAAAATCTTAATCCGGTTGGTGCGGTGAATGCGGGTGTTTATTTACAGGAAACAATGCCAAACCAAGCGCAAGGCCAGATTTATTCAACTGGTTTAAATACAGATATCGCTCTGATCAATAGCTCGATGCCTACTGACGAAGCTTCAGGGAATTCGGGACAAATTTTCTTCCGTTTGGAAAATGAATCCGGAACCGAGAGCTATACACGTAACGGGAATTTTACGCTGGACGGGCAGGGCAATCTAGTAAACCCTCAAGGACTATTCGTATTGGATGCAAATGGGGAACGTATGCAGTTTGATAACGACAATATTCGCATCAGTTCGGATGGGGCGATTTTTGACGAAAATGATGTACAGGTTGGCACATTGGGTGTCGCATTTTCAGAAAACCCGGATGTACTTGTGAAGCGTGATAATGGGTTGTTCAATACATTGGATGGCGTCGATCTACCATCTGCCTATGGACAGGCTAATGTACAATTTTCGATGCAACAGCAATATTTAGAAGGATCCAATGTTGATGCCTCTAAAGCAATGACAGATCTATTAACTGCATACCGAGCATTTGAAGCAAACCAAAAAGTGCTGCAGGCATACGATAAGAGTATGGAAAAAGCGGTTAATGAAATTGGACGAGTTAATTAA
- a CDS encoding flagellar hook-basal body protein yields MLRTMVSATNTLSQLQHQLDTISTNIANSNTTGYKAQQANFTEMLYQQFNNDELDRTVRDTPVGIRYGVGAQIGLIQSNQTQGSLQVTDRDLDFALTTKNQYFNVLMQNPEGDVRTAYTRNGSFYVTQTEPGILSLVNSDGYQVADANGQPITFPDNVTGFTMDSDGSLVANYENGTPLKFQLGISELQKPNVMEKLQGGTYIGLPENLDALGFTQAQVLTDLQGANRQVGIQKGALEMSNVDVSKEMTNLIQAQRSYQFNTRAITIADQMLGLINGIR; encoded by the coding sequence ATGTTACGTACAATGGTGAGTGCGACAAATACATTATCTCAACTACAGCATCAGTTAGACACAATCAGTACAAATATCGCAAACAGTAATACAACAGGCTATAAAGCACAGCAGGCAAATTTTACGGAAATGCTGTATCAACAGTTTAATAACGATGAATTAGACCGCACTGTCCGTGATACACCTGTAGGCATTCGTTATGGTGTCGGTGCACAGATCGGGTTAATCCAATCCAATCAGACACAAGGTTCACTGCAAGTAACAGACCGCGATTTAGACTTTGCCTTAACAACAAAGAACCAATATTTTAATGTGTTAATGCAAAATCCTGAGGGCGATGTGCGAACTGCATACACTCGTAACGGTAGCTTTTATGTAACACAGACCGAACCGGGTATTCTTTCACTTGTTAATAGCGATGGATACCAAGTAGCAGATGCAAATGGACAGCCAATTACATTCCCGGATAATGTGACAGGTTTTACGATGGATTCAGACGGTTCGTTAGTGGCAAACTATGAAAATGGCACACCGCTAAAGTTCCAGCTGGGAATTTCTGAACTGCAAAAACCAAATGTAATGGAAAAATTACAGGGCGGGACATATATTGGGTTACCGGAAAATCTTGATGCACTAGGCTTCACGCAAGCGCAAGTACTGACAGATCTGCAAGGTGCCAATCGTCAAGTGGGCATTCAAAAAGGTGCACTTGAAATGTCGAATGTAGACGTTTCAAAAGAGATGACAAATTTAATTCAAGCACAGCGTTCATATCAATTTAATACACGTGCGATTACAATTGCAGACCAAATGCTTGGGTTAATTAACGGTATTCGCTAG
- a CDS encoding DNA-directed RNA polymerase subunit beta, translated as MTNELDRQIEQKEPAAKKTRRRIKNVSESPTEQPVGKVRLRLIPIWLRIIIVILLFLVAVIVGLVIGYSVIGDGAAFDVLKWETWQHLLDIINGKE; from the coding sequence ATGACGAATGAGTTAGATAGACAGATTGAGCAAAAGGAGCCTGCAGCCAAAAAGACGAGACGTCGTATAAAGAACGTTTCGGAGTCGCCAACGGAACAGCCTGTTGGTAAGGTTCGGCTTCGACTGATTCCGATCTGGCTACGTATTATAATCGTAATTTTATTATTTTTAGTAGCCGTAATTGTAGGACTGGTTATTGGCTACAGCGTTATAGGGGACGGCGCAGCATTCGATGTTTTAAAATGGGAAACATGGCAGCATCTTCTCGATATTATAAATGGTAAAGAGTAG
- a CDS encoding beta-hydroxyacyl-ACP dehydratase, giving the protein MLNAEQIQNILPHRYPFLLVDRILEIEEGKRALGLKNVSINEEFFNGHFPGYPVMPGVLIVEALAQVGGVALLNAPEYKGRLVFLTGIDNCRFKRQVVPGDQLKLEVEFLKLRGQMGKGRATATVDGELVCECEILFAIGPEQPK; this is encoded by the coding sequence ATGTTAAACGCAGAGCAAATTCAAAATATTTTACCACATCGCTATCCATTTTTATTAGTTGATCGCATTCTTGAAATCGAAGAAGGAAAGCGCGCACTTGGATTGAAAAATGTATCAATTAACGAAGAATTTTTTAATGGGCATTTTCCTGGCTACCCAGTAATGCCAGGTGTTCTAATTGTCGAGGCACTTGCGCAAGTAGGTGGTGTGGCATTACTAAACGCACCTGAATATAAAGGGCGTCTTGTATTTTTAACAGGGATTGATAATTGCCGTTTCAAGCGTCAAGTCGTACCGGGCGATCAGCTAAAACTTGAAGTGGAATTTTTGAAATTGCGCGGACAAATGGGGAAAGGCCGTGCTACTGCGACAGTAGATGGCGAACTAGTTTGTGAGTGCGAGATTCTATTTGCAATTGGACCTGAACAGCCAAAATAA
- a CDS encoding nuclease yields the protein MQKSKHHLYTEVLTKRILPTDMDASAIQQEFHRLEAGFAGEIKLKQTLSDYFFKTDHHIFYNFECMNEKGYSHQMDAILVTPFFIVIFEVKLLSGVLFYKSAQHEFYRIHNDKRENFRNPLDQVYRHQLFLEQCLRKWQITIPVHFSVVIANQQAILDESLENFPIFHISGVPNFIENLYRNNAKTNANMNVIIAKLKQLYQALPPRRTISSNRLRKGVLCRWCNYKHVMFYHYGSFTCNVCQAKSRDVVFETLYHYRILHGEKISNRQFREFFGMTNIKVCSNILSRLGFEQHGAKKGTYYIIPENILSWSKKKTE from the coding sequence GTGCAGAAATCAAAGCATCATCTTTACACAGAAGTTTTAACTAAGAGGATTTTGCCCACTGACATGGATGCAAGTGCTATCCAGCAAGAGTTTCACCGCTTGGAGGCTGGATTTGCAGGAGAGATAAAGTTGAAGCAAACTCTTTCCGATTATTTCTTTAAAACGGACCATCATATTTTCTATAATTTTGAATGCATGAATGAAAAGGGCTATTCCCATCAGATGGATGCTATTTTAGTGACGCCATTTTTTATAGTAATTTTTGAAGTAAAACTGCTGTCCGGCGTTTTATTTTACAAATCCGCTCAGCATGAATTTTACCGCATCCACAACGATAAACGCGAAAACTTCCGAAACCCCCTTGATCAAGTTTACCGGCATCAGCTATTTTTGGAACAATGTTTGCGAAAATGGCAGATCACTATCCCCGTGCATTTTTCGGTCGTAATCGCAAACCAGCAAGCTATTTTAGACGAGTCATTGGAGAATTTCCCGATTTTTCATATTAGCGGCGTTCCAAATTTCATTGAAAACCTCTATCGTAATAATGCGAAAACCAATGCAAATATGAATGTGATCATCGCTAAACTGAAACAACTTTATCAGGCCCTTCCCCCTCGCCGCACCATCAGTTCAAATAGATTAAGGAAAGGCGTTCTTTGTAGATGGTGTAATTATAAACATGTAATGTTTTATCATTACGGGTCGTTTACATGTAACGTTTGCCAGGCTAAAAGTCGTGATGTCGTCTTTGAAACCCTCTATCATTATCGAATCCTACACGGTGAAAAAATTTCTAACCGACAATTTCGCGAGTTTTTTGGAATGACAAATATAAAAGTCTGTTCGAATATTTTATCAAGGTTAGGTTTCGAACAGCATGGCGCTAAGAAAGGCACGTATTATATTATTCCAGAGAATATTTTATCCTGGTCCAAAAAGAAGACAGAATAA
- a CDS encoding single-stranded DNA-binding protein — MNHVGLVGRTTKDMELRHLSEGRVRAYFIIAANRPFKNSEGKVDADFVQCVAWGRTAELMAIYCGKGSLIGIKGRLQSRSYVNRENQKVYTMEVQTEDVQFYSLKAPGEAENLQTPSPIPEDFVLPEQETKLVHQP; from the coding sequence ATGAATCATGTTGGGCTTGTAGGGCGAACGACGAAAGATATGGAGCTCAGGCACTTATCTGAAGGAAGGGTTCGGGCATACTTTATCATTGCTGCTAACCGTCCTTTCAAAAATAGTGAAGGAAAGGTAGATGCGGACTTTGTGCAATGTGTGGCATGGGGGAGGACCGCTGAGTTAATGGCAATATACTGCGGGAAAGGCTCACTCATCGGGATTAAAGGACGCTTGCAATCAAGATCATATGTCAATCGTGAAAATCAGAAAGTATACACGATGGAAGTGCAAACAGAAGATGTACAGTTTTATTCATTAAAAGCCCCTGGTGAAGCAGAAAATCTCCAAACACCGTCCCCGATTCCCGAAGATTTCGTGCTTCCAGAACAAGAAACCAAACTCGTACACCAGCCGTAA